A genomic region of Arvicola amphibius chromosome X, mArvAmp1.2, whole genome shotgun sequence contains the following coding sequences:
- the LOC119805354 gene encoding TLR adapter interacting with SLC15A4 on the lysosome-like, producing the protein MLGEAFLTEFFYKEHKHAKFHKPLRCKKTPNDEKENWENNLLDIQNNSPPPLKMGNQEKVVEGSLTKDNTSQMESVDELPVAKFRSTPLPGNVSIALPIPKRGHDETQLDLYRSWSCTSICQNYPDLQIGGDHVRNMYDSGCFVEQAHDDVCNGPLLLSADMPLGHSHKTGPLEKTTASKLLNGDEIREKSMLLHKQPLSNSMLNSYMEKKVDELYKQFLEENLTRCLSITNLLASNILMNNVNQISLQISQDQNIEASKAREALLHSLARCNFRNSSNRNSTELSTPNLQISNQTSRELVRRL; encoded by the coding sequence ATGCTTGGAGAAGCCTTCCTAACAGAATTCTTTTACAAAGAACATAAACATGCAAAATTTCATAAACCACTAAGATGTAAGAAGACACCAAATGATGAAAAGGAAAATTGGGAAAATAATCTTCTAGATATACAGAACAATTCACCTCCCCCTCTTAAGATGGGAAATCAAGAGAAAGTTGTAGAAGGAAGTCTAACTAAAGATAATACATCTCAAATGGAATCTGTGGATGAGTTACCTGTTGCAAAATTCAGAAGTACACCTCTTCCAGGAAATGTATCCATTGCATTGCCCATTCCAAAGAGGGGACATGATGAAACACAACTGGATTTATATCGGTCTTGGTCCTGTACAAGTATTTGCCAGAATTACCCTGACCTACAGATAGGAGGTGACCACGTTCGAAACATGTATGATTCTGGCTGCTTTGTGGAACAAGCCCATGATGATGTCTGTAATGGTCCTCTTTTACTTTCAGCGGATATGCCATTGGGCCACTCTCATAAAACGGGGCCTCTGGAGAAAACAACTGCTTCAAAATTATTAAATGGGGATGAGATTCGAGAAAAGAGTATGCTCTTACATAAGCAACCCCTTTCTAATTCTATGCTTAATAGTTATATGGAAAAAAAGGTGGATGAACTCTACAAACAGTTTTTGGAAGAAAACCTTACCAGGTGTCTCTCTATAACCAACCTTCTGGCTTCTAATATACTGATGAATAATGTTAATCAAATTAGCCTTCAAATCTCTCAAGACCAGAACATAGAGGCATCCAAAGCCCGAGAAGCCCTACTCCACTCTTTAGCACGCTGTAATTTTCGTAATTCTTCCAATAGAAATAGCACTGAATTAAGCACGCCTAATCTACAGATATCAAACCAGACTAGTCGGGAACTTGTAAGACGTCTGTAA